One window from the genome of Glycine soja cultivar W05 chromosome 12, ASM419377v2, whole genome shotgun sequence encodes:
- the LOC114378131 gene encoding WD repeat-containing protein 25-like yields the protein MNGKQFISSSDVSQSNANKNAIIVWDVSREIPLSNQVYVEAYTCPCVRCHPFDSIFVAQSNGNYDAIFTTTPPYRLNKYKRYEGHVVSGFPIKCNFSLDGKKLASGSSDGSIYLYDYQSSKVVKKIKAHDQACIDVAFHPVIPNVIASCSWDGSILVFE from the exons ATGAATGGGAAGCAATTCATCTCTTCTAGTGATGTATCTCAAAGTAACGCCAACAAGAACGCTATTATTGTTTGGGATGTGTCAAGAGAGATACCATTGTCTAATCAG GTTTATGTGGAAGCTTATACGTGTCCTTGTGTGAGGTGCCACccatttgattcaatttttgttGCCCAATCAAATGGGAATTATGATGCAATCTTTACTACCACCCCACCTTACAGACTCAACAAATATAAGCGATATGAGGGACATGTGGTCTCTGGGTTTCcaatcaaatgcaatttcagctTGGATGGGAAAAAACTTGCTTCTGGCTCTTCAGATGGTTCTATCTACCTTTATGATTATCAGTCATCCAAAGTCGTGAAGAAAATCAAGGCCCATGACCAGGCATGCATAGATGTTGCCTTCCACCCTGTTATACCTAATGTTATTGCTTCATGCTCATGGGATGGAAGTATTTTGGTATTTGAGTAG